The DNA region gaatgtatttatgtcttttttatatttagataaattttaaaaaatatatttatattattataaaatatttgacTAAGTTAGTACCATCCAATAACAAGGTTTCATCTCAATTGTAAATTATCaaaaactcttttttttatatatatatataaaaattaattttaatgtattttgataattctataaaattacatgaaatttaaacaaaagaaaaaaaagttcaaacATGACGGATGATCATGATTGTGGGAATTGTATGAGAAGGGTTTTGGACTCTTGGTTAAGTTATGAAATGctgctttttattattattttatttggtaataaacaaataaaagtgGAGCGTTAAATTCAATAACAACAGGGATTACTGTGTTGGAAAATGTAAAAAGCCTGCCATGAAAATTACTCCGATTAAAAGCCGCATTGAATTGAAGCAGCTGTGTTTCAGCATTTGCAAAAACGACACTCTTCTCTTATTATTACTGCTCTTCAAATCCCAATGCCAgcatacaaattatattaattaaatataccATAATACATGAATGCTACTCTCATGCAATCCATATACCATCAGGTCACCACCGAATCCTTGTAGCTTGACTTGCTTATTATCCATTAACCTGCCCTTTCTCAAATATAGTTTACTACCAATAAAAACATGCCATGTATCTTTTTCCAAAAGAGGATAAATGCCCCCAAAATCTCTTCTACTTTTGGGCCTAATAAGTTTCATAATTGATGCTAAAATGGTATCTAAGCTCACTCTTCATGTACCATCAAGATTACTTCACCATCATTTACATATTTTTCAACTTGTCAGAAGTAAATAATAGAACAGTCTTCCATTTCCAAAGCTCAAATATTAACTTCTAAATGTATATGACCCACAATACTATATTTTAGTGGGTCTTTTACGCATTCTACTTCTCTACCTTTAATGTTGGGAGACGAGATATTAATGAAGTAAGTTAAAAAGTGCCATAAACACActtgttaaaatgattttatttaaagaaatattTCCAAGCCTTCACATTCACAACTTACTATTGCATTAAACTCGAAAATATTTCTTTAAATACTACCTTAACAAGCGTTTATAAGCAATAGTCAGACATTTAACTAATTTATTATTAACCTATTGCACTGTACTTGAAgccaaggaaaaaaaaaaggagaaagagacCATAGATAACGTAGCAACAGCGACACCTAGAAGTCACATGGCCTGAACCCAAAATGCAGCTCTGGGGAAGCAACGGCGCCGCCACCACCAGGCTTGACGTTGAAAACCCCGTTCCAGATCTCCGTGAAAGCTCTAATAATAATCCCATGGTAATAAGGCGAATTCAGCTCCAAGAAACAGTTGAGAAGCTCTCTCAAATCATCTTTCGAATATATCTCTTTCTCCAGTATCATTTGCAACATGGAGTGCCTGAAGTCCAAATAAGGGTCGTCGGAGTCCTTCTCCACTGCTAGACTCTCCCCTCCGACACGACCAAAACCTCGTACAGTTGACATTGAACCCTTACTGTCGTGGTCTGTGTCATCGGTGTCCATGTCCCAGCAACGAGGAGTGTCAGTGCTGGGAGAAAAAGAGGTGGCGGTTTCCGAGAAATAGTAATGGGTGGCTGCTTTCTTGGAAGAGCTCGAAGAAGAAGAGTTGTAAAGAGATTGGGAATTAGATTTGGGTTTGGATTTGggtttggatttggatttgggTTTGGGGCTGAAAAAACTAGCGAGCTTGGATCTCTTGCAGCTGCTGCAGCCTATGCTGACTGAAACGGTGTTAAGGATCAGCTTTTTTTTGTCGCTTAACATTGCAGCAGAGATGAAGGAAAAATGAGAAGCTTTTTTACTGTTTAGAGTTGAGGTTTAAGGTTgatgagataaaatagaaagAGAGACGGAAGGGCAGAAGAGATTAGTCTAAAAAGGGTGGTTTTGGAGTTGGGATGAGGCGTCGGCCTGACTCACACTGAAGCATTGGACTCTACAACTACGGAGATTTTTGCCTATAATCCTGCATGTGAGCAAGGAGGGTCCATAGCTGATACCCTCACTGCTCTGTGACTTTCACTTCTCCGACAATTTAATCACTGCCGTCCAATTTTACTATGTCTTTTCAATGCCTTCGATTTTGTTGCATTTTTAATTACACAAACTGACATGACAGCAAGAATGATCTATAGGGATCAGACTTTTCTgtatataactatttcatattatttctttaattagattttttaagCTGATGGTACCTTAAAAGGtggtttctttttttaatatactGTCATGAATAATTCTTCAACTTTATCCCAAATTTTAATCTGGTTCCATGTATTTTAAAATGGGACAAAATTCTTCTGCCTCGGTGCTCCCTGATTGTGCTTCACCAATGATTGTATAAACCTCATATTGAACACCATTTATGTTAAGTATTTTTTCAgccttatttttttctattttacgTAGGTGATATAACACCCTAAACTTAGCTTAAATATTATCGTTGAATCTAGCGATATCACGTTGAAGTGTTTTTCTAAAGTATAATATCATTGAAAAACTCGttctatatttaacctctttgtgaTCTTAGCAAAAATTTAAGGATATCTCGTTTATTTTCAAAACTTAAGTCGTTTGACAAAAAGTTAtccatattaaatttattattaattttaaaatattatttcttgtGAAAGCTTAAAAAAACATGTTGCGTAAACGTGAtaatttggaaaatatttatctttttcaaaactcgcatcctactactagcagatataaatcaaaataaataaaaccccaaacttaaagattaaaaattatagaggccttattacattaaaaaCACCCAAAATAAAACCATTTGTAATTTAAAACCCAATAAGAAAGTCCgcacagttgtgtggccaccttcgactCCCTCGCAGTATCGACCCGCCTGGGGATTACCAGTACaaataaacagatgggtgagttatgaaaactcaatgtgtaatcccatatcagaTAATTAATCAGAGAGtatatacagtctgggcctaagcccactTCAGTCATGGTTCAATTTCAGtcagggccttagcccattatagtatcAATATCAGTGTGAGCTTGAGCCCATCTCAGTAACGgtacagtacagatatgcaatcaataAATCCTTGCCAatcagcctctacactccatctccgtccaaccctacactccacgtgtggataaaatcaacccacccatccctacactccaagtagtaccggttACGACACTAatcagtatttgcagcagagctgccagtacagtacacttcctccaatcacaATAAATCCCATCCCTATGCAACatatcatgcatcatgtcataatatcatacatgtgatCAGTATATATAAAATGACATGCTCAAACATAATCATACATCTCATAGgggcatatcagtcattttaccatgtaggggtatttcagttattttatCAATTAGAGAGTCTAGGTACACTTACCAACCCAACAATAGGTCCACATTCGTCTCGGGCgatccgtgcaaccttaacagtcaaatagtgaaaacgGGCCCACGGCTCATAttacggcccatgtgggcccacatgcccgtgtggcccacatagcctagaaatggccttggccatgtggattaCACAGCCTAGCTTAATATTCTCCACATGTTCGTGTGGTTTACCTGGGTGGGGCCTACGTGCcagtgtggcccacacggctcaGTTCAGCACGAAATGGCCCAAGACGACCTCAGCCCATGAAATCGACCATGGCAGGCCTCATCGATCAAATACCCATGTTTAGTCACACGGGCCACTACACAAGCGAGCGCACGCCCGTGTAGCGTCATCGTTTGCTCATTCCTGCTTTTGCCGATTTCTATAGATTAGATAGTGTTTACACACCTTGTTTGCGAAAGTGTGCAAATAGTCCACGAGCATTCCAACCTATATTCAATCACAAGCTTCGGTTAATCGCTTACTAATCGAATTAACAAAAACCCCAGCCAAAAAACTTATCCAAAAAATTATCTATCACTTGTTTAGATCGATCGATTAAGGCTTGCACACTTAATCCATTGTAAGAGACTAATCACTAGGCCTTAGGGGTTACCTACATTCCAACCAAACCTTATCAACCATTAATCAAATGAACAGCTTGAAATAGATGAATCATTACTTACCAAAAACACAGAGTCCATATTAGAAGAAAGAAACAATCGGCCTACACCGACACAAGAGCTGAAAGTACACAATATGATAGAGGCAAAATGGAACAATTGCACCCCTATCAGAAAACAACAGCACAGGAAGATGTTAGGTGCAATACTAATATGGCAAagagggagaaagaaaaagaatcacACCCATACTGAAAGTCAGACTTACCAAAATGCAAAAccaatgaaagaaaaagaatcacACCCATACTGAAAGTTAGACTTACCAAAATGCAAAACCAATGAAAAGGAATGACTACAGAAACGACAGATAGCAATGAAGGGAAAGTCGGCACAGTGAGGGTAAGAGAAGCAATAGTATTCGTCCAAGTACAGCCGTTTGAGAGAGCCAGAGAAGGAGAAGCAATCAGTCAAGAAGAAACCGATTGAGAGagagggaaaaagaagaagagaatcggTCAGCCAAGAATAGATTGAGGGTAGGGAGAAGCTAAAATAATCTTCCAAAGAAAGACCACAAAAAGAACCAAAAAATCGAGAAGAACTTTCCAAACCCGAAAGTGTTgaaaggaaaagagagggagAACAAAGTTGTATAAAGCAGAAAAAGAGATACCCGAAAGAACCTTAGACACTATTCAGCTTCCAAGTAGAGAGAAAAGAACCAAAATGTTACCAGTCACCGAAATTAAGAACAATTGAAGAACCCAAAGCCAAATTCTGAGTGGGCAGATTACCATTTCAGCATCAACTCTCCCCCAACTCAAATCCCtataatttcttctaaaatccCTCATCAAATCACTCAAACTGATCCCTCAACTACTCAATTCAAATTCCCCTCAACCACTTTAGTATTTCGGTTAAACCACAACACTCTTATGGCACGGCAGCAAAATAGAACACTTCACTACACccactaggattcgaaccttagaCCTTAAGTAACTACCACACACCACTTATCCtctagaccagcagacccattctaacatgttttacccatttttatttaaaagcctactaactaAGGACAAAGGTTTATCCATTAAAACAAAAGTTTTGcttaagccaaggcttgaactcaggacttctcagacacatctcaggacacttaaccactgaagcaagcatgaatttatgcaacacaaacatacaaaaataaatacttcaaatttggggcgttacaactctaccccctaaaagaaaatttcggcctcgaaatttaccttaTCATAACAGATGAGGTTATTATTGTCGTATCGTCTCCTTGGGTTCTCACGTGGCCTCCTCGGAGCTATGATTACACCAAAGTACCTTAACCAGTGGGATAGACTTCTTCCTCAAGACCTTTACATCACGCTTTAATATCTAAACCggttcttcctcaaaagtcaaatctcGCTTAACCTCAATCTTTTCAACTGAGATAACATGTGTAGGATCAGAGtggtagcgcctcaacatagagacgtggaacacatcatgaatctggtctaactctagaggtaactctaaCTAATACGCAACCGGTCCCACACGTTTCAATAagcggtaaggcccaatgaatctagggctcaacttgcccttccaaCCAAACCtcagtactttcttccatggcgagaccttgagaaaaacaaagtcccccacagaatattCAATCTTATTACGCTTTAGATCTGCATACGAATTTTTTCTATCTGATGTTGCCTTCAGTCGATCCCGAAttaatctaactttatcctcggtatcaaAAACTAACTCAGGGCCCAGAACACGCCGCTCGCACAACTTAGTCCAACACGAaagagtacgacacctacgaccatataatgcctcgtaaggttccatctgtatgctagattgatagctattgttatatgcaaactctactaacggcaagtagtcctcccaattGCCTCGAAAatctatcacacaactccttaacatgtcttttagtatctgaatcaccctctctgactgaccatctgtctgatgATGGAAtacagtactgaagtctaatcttgtacccaaagcttcttgcaacatCCTCCAAAATCGAGACGTGAAGTGAGGATCCCTATCCGATATTATGGAAATCGGTACCCCatacagtctcactatctcagacacatacagtttagccagcttctgcaaAGAATAATCAGtgcgaactggtatgaaatgggcagatttcgtcAACCAATCtacgatgacccatactgaatccttcttagtaggcattAAAGGCAgcccactaatgaagtccatagtcactctctcccatttccaaagtggaatcttaactggctgaagcaatccagaagataactgatgttcagccttaacttgctggcaagtCAAACATTTACTCACAAAATCAGTAACTTTACGCTTAAGACCTGACCACTAATACAACTCACGAAggtctcgatacatcttatttccactagGATGTATAACAgaaggactactatgcgcctctcacagtatagactgcctcaaattagTATCCTTCGGTACGCAGACTCTCCCACGAAAACAGAGCACCTCTTCACTATTCAATCAAAAATCTGATGTGTTACCACTCTCAATCTGTCGGAATCGAGGACCCACTGACTCATCCTCCAATTGCTTACCACTAATATGCTCAATCCACGTCAGCTTACTTGGAGCTcggccaacaagctaccatcatcaaataaactgaggcgagcaaccattgccctcagatcagtcatagccctatggCTCAGTGcgtcagcaacaacattagccttctTAGGATTGTATTCGATTGTACAGCAATAGTCTTTAAGCagttcaatccatctacgctgcctaagatttagcttattctgagtgaggagatacttgaggctcttgtgatccatgtaaatgatacatttctcaccatataggtaatggctctaaattttcagtgcgaataccatcgcagccaactccaaattatgcatcgaataattcgcctcatgagtcttaagctgacaagacgcatatgcaaccaccttgccctcttgcatcaacatacaTCTCaacccaacatgtgatgcatcactgtaaacagtgAACTCTTTCctagactctggctgtatcaagacaggggcctcagtcaaaactttcttaagcttctcaaaactctcttgctgtACATCAGTCTAGTTAAACGATACACCCTTACGCAACAACTTCGTCAGAAGTGCAGCAATTAATGAAAACCTTTCAACAAATCACCGGTAATACCCTGtcagtcctagaaaactacgaaTTTCCAATAGAATCTTAGGCAGCTTCTAATCTTGAACAACCttaatttttcgaggatcaaccctaatccctttaGTAGATACCATATGGCCCAGAAATGTTAcatctcgcaaccagaattcacacttactaaacttggcgtacAGTTTTTCTCCCTCAGAATCTGTAAAATCACTTGAAGATGTGCATCATGATCATTTCAACTCTCGAATACActagaatgtcatcaataaaaaccactacgaacCAATCCAGATAAaactggaacactcggttcatcagatccataaaagcgattggtgcattcgtcaatccaaacagcatcactaggaactcgtaatgaccataacgagtcttaaatgTTGTCTTATACACATTAGTCTGTTTAACCTTTAATTGATGGTACCCCGATCAgagatctattttagagaaaatcgATGCTCTACGaaactggtcgaatagatcatcaatcctcggtaggggtacttattcttcatggtcaatttattcagttgccgataatcgatgcacatgtgcatgaatccatctttctttttcacaaataaaatcgaTGCTCCTCATAAAGACACACTAGGtcagatgaacccacgatccaataattttagaatctgagccttaagctccacaagctccttcggtgTTATTCTATAGGGGGCGATAGACACAGGACTTGTACCaggcaggagctcaatcccaaactcaacttcacggtttGGAGGTAAACTAGACAGCTTATCAGGAAAAATATTCGAAAAATCTTTAActgttctgatatccttaacaGAAGAAACTTCAGAATTTGAAACATCGATGTAAGCTAGATacacctcacaacccttacgaaccaatttctcGGCCCTTAATGCAGATATCACATTTGATAAGTAATTCCGACGCTCTCCAATTACAACTATCTCATCCTCCTCTGCAGTTCTCAGTACCATCCGTTTAGCAGCACAGTCCAAGTTTACCTGATGTTCCACCAgtcaatccattcccagaattaagtCGAATTCTCCAAAAGGAAGTTCTATCAATTCCACTAAAAAGATAGCTTCTTGAACCTCTAATGGCACATCTTTGAACAGTTTATCTACCCTTACAGACTACCCCAATGAActcaacacagtaacctcactTGCAGTACTCTCAACCAAGATATTCAAAGTCTCAGACACATTACAAGccatataagaatgagtagatcctatgtctatcagagcagtataaggtacattatagataAAGTACATACCCGTGATAATGTCTAGGGCATCACCATCCTCTCGGcaacgtgcagcataaaccagagTTGGCTGCCTAGCCTCAATGCAACTAGCACCTCTACTTGGTGCCCTCTGACCACGGTCCATACCATTACCAACTCTGGCCTGACCATGGCCTCTCGGTGACTGAACAATACCtataccagtagcttgcatctgatcaggcCTCCGTGGACAATCTCTAATACGATGCTCCAATGATTCGCATCTCAGACATACCCCAATCCTTTTCTATCACTCGCCCTGATAgcgtctcccacaatcagcataGGGCTGAGGTCCAGTAACAGCAATAGGAGCCCCAACTCTgactggcccatcaactctggccctTTTCTTAGGTCACAGAAATAAACTTGAGGGCtttgaatccctcttgttcctacctcttTCCTTCTCACGGTTTTGGCACTCAGTGCGCTTCACATCCTTGGCGATCTTTGCCTTATCCACTAAAGTAACAAAATCTCACtctctctgtggagctatcagaaccatTAAACTATCCTTGAGGCCATCCTCGAAACGAACACAACACTCATATTTAGTTGCCACCATCCCACTCGCATAGCGACTAAGTCGTAAGATTTAGAAACTCCCTCctccgggcatccacataactagcgccCACATATTTTCTTTGGAAAGCGATCTTGAAAAAATCCCAAGTCAACcgatcgggctgagtgccctctttaacaGTGAACTACCACTAGTAAGCCTCATGTCTCAACAGTGAcactgcaccctttaatttctgctcaGGGGTATAGTcgagatcatccataatcctttctgtggcctcaatccaatattcagccacattaggggcaattTCAGTAATTctcctaaaaatctcagctccattGGACCAGATTCGTTTCGTAACTGACTTACGGCCCACAGCACCAGTATTGGGTCCAGCAACCCTCTCCAGAATCTGTAACATGGcctgggacaatgcgtcgtccccagccgcatgatcatgagacccagtctcagtcacaggtgaagccgATGCCTCTCTAGCTTCAATGTTAGGCATGTGGCTAAATGACGAAGACCCAGCCCGAGCAATTCCACGGCCTCCaccgcggcctcttgtaccccttccaagAGTACCTCTGATGCTTATATCGAATTACACTTTGTCTGTATTAACAATTTCATGAATCAGTTTACAAttctagtgtttattaacagatattttatggaaAACAATATCAGTAATTCAAAGTTCGTTTTCGCAGATCGCAGTCTTCCTACAattttagtttaccctaaatagagTATTTCAATACgtctactacctatagtagtccagtatttcaattaatcaaacaaCAATTTCAAAAGACTTATAGAATCGAagctggagactcggtgtaccacatattCAGTAAAATTTTTCAAGATACTTCAAATCAGTTTGAAATAGttctttttgaaatttaagttttataagaaacccaaatccacagtcgagttttgtaacctttccctgataccactaaatgtaacaccccaaacccggcctaaacgttatggtcgaatctggcgatattacattgaagtgttttcgTAAAGTATAATATCATTAGAAAACCCGttctatatttaacctctttgtgaTCTTAGCGAATATTTAATGATATCTCGTTTATTTTCAAAACTTAAGTCGTTTGACAAAAAGttacccatattaaattttttaaaatattatttcttgtGGAAGCTTAAAAAAATATGTTGCATAAACGTGGTGATTtggaaaacatttatctttttgaaaacttaCATCCTACTACTAgtagatataaatcaaaataaataaaaccccaaacttaaagattaaaaattatagaggccttattacattaaaaacaccaaaaataaaacCATTTGTAATTTAAAACCCAATAAGAAAGTCCgcacagttgtgtggccacctttgagtttCTCGCAGCACCGACCTGCTTAAGCTTAGGGATTACTGGTACAGATAAGcagatgggtgagttatgaaaactcagtatGTTATCCCATATCAGATAGTCAATCAAAGAGCacacacagtctgggcctaagcccactTCAGTCATGGTTCAATTTCAGTCAGgtccttagcccattacagtatcagtatcagtgtgggcttGAGCCCATCTAAGTAACAGTACAGTACAAATATACAATTaataaatcctacccaaccagcctctacactctatctccgtccaaccctacactccacgtGGGAATAATATCAACCCACCCAttcctacactccaagtagtaccggttgGGGCACTAatcagtatttgcagcagagctgccagtacagtataGTTCCTCCAATCACAATAaatcccatccccatgcaacatatcatgcatcatgtcataatatcatacatgtgatcagtatatataaaatagcatgctcaaacataatcatacatctcataggggcatatcagtcattttaccatgtaggggtatttcagtcattttatcaattaaaaggtctaggtacacttaccaatccaacagtaggtccacagtcatctcggacGACCCGTGCAACTTTAACAATCAAATAGTAAAAACGAACTCACGTTCCATATTGCGGCCCATGTGGgcttacacgctcgtgtggcccacatagcccagaaatggccttggtcgtgtggatTACACAGCGTAGATTAATATtctccacacgctcgtgtggtttaCTTAGGTGGGGCCCACGTGCCCTTGGGGTCCATACTGTCCAGTTCGACACGAAATAGCTCAAGAAGGCATCGGCCCATGAAAATGATCATGGCCAGCCTCATTGATCAAATGCCCATGTTTAGTCACACAGACCACCACACGAGCGAGTGCATGCCCGTGTAGTGTTATCGTTTGCTCATTCCTACTTTTACCGATTTCTATAGATTAGATAGTGTTTACACACCTTGTTTGCGAAAGTGTGCAAATAGTCCACAAGCACTGCAACCTATATTCAATCACAAGCTTCGATTAATCACTTACTAATCGAATTAACAAAAACCCCAACCAAAAAAATGATCCAAAAAATTACCTATCATTTGTTTAGATCGGTCGATTAAGGCTTGCATACTTAATCAGTTGCAAGAGACTAGTCACTAGGCCTTAGGGGTTACCTGTATTCCAACCGAACCTTATCTACCATTAATCAAATGGACAGTTTGAACTAGATGAATCATCACTTACCAAAAACGCAAAGTTTAGATTAAAAGAAAGGAACAATCAGCCTACACCGACACAAGAGCCGAAAGTACACAATATGATAGAGGCAAAATAGAACAATTGTACCCCTATCAGAAAACAGCAGCACAGGAAAATGTTAGGTGCAATACTAATATGGCAAagagggagaaagaaaaagaatcacACCTATACCAAAAGTCAGACTTACTAAAATGCAAAACTGATGAAAATGGATGACTACAGGAACGTCAGATAACAATGAATGGAAAGTCGACAGAGTGAGGGTAAGAGAAATAGTAGTATTCAGCCAAGTACAACCGTTTGAGAGAGCCAGAGAAGAAAAAGCAATCGGTCAAGAAGAAATCGATTGAGAGAGAGagggaagaagaagaataagagaaTCGACCAACCAAGAATCAATTGAGAGTGGGGAGAAGCCAAAACAATCTGCCATAGAAAGACCACAAAAAGAACCAAAAAATCGAGAAGAACTTGACAAACCCGAAAGTGTTGAtaggaaaagagagagagaacaaAGTCGTAGAAGGCAGAAAAATAGATACCTGAAAGAACCTTAGACACTATTCAGCCTCTAAGTAGAGAGAAAAGAACCAAAATGTTACCAG from Gossypium hirsutum isolate 1008001.06 chromosome A04, Gossypium_hirsutum_v2.1, whole genome shotgun sequence includes:
- the LOC107924501 gene encoding transcription repressor OFP6, with protein sequence MLSDKKKLILNTVSVSIGCSSCKRSKLASFFSPKPKSKSKPKSKPKSNSQSLYNSSSSSSSKKAATHYYFSETATSFSPSTDTPRCWDMDTDDTDHDSKGSMSTVRGFGRVGGESLAVEKDSDDPYLDFRHSMLQMILEKEIYSKDDLRELLNCFLELNSPYYHGIIIRAFTEIWNGVFNVKPGGGGAVASPELHFGFRPCDF